GCGGCTGCCAAAGGGAAAATGGTGGTTGGTTGGGGGCGGTACGGCTTCAGCTGAGGAAGACATATCCCCTCTGTCTCCCCTTCGCAAAGGGGAGGACGTGGGGGGACGTGCAGTGCTTCGTGTACTTAATACACTCCTTGTTGCCAGACTTCCCTCGCTGCTCCCTTAAGGTTCCCCTCTTCCTGTGACTCTGATCCCAGTACTGATCCAGTGATTGTGGATTGTAATGGTAACAGTTGCAGTTTATGATAACTGTACCCTTTTGAAATGACCTCAACTGTGACTGTGGCGCTGCATGGTTATGGGGTACAGTTGGCCTGTAACTTTCAAGAGTTGGCAGCTTCTGGCGGCGACAGCCCTGCTGCGCGCAGGTGAGGGCGGGTGGAGGTGGTATGGCCTTGGAAATGGTAAGAGATTGCAGGCCGCTGTACGAGCGGGTGGGGAGCGAGATCGTCTCGCTCATCGACGGTGGCACCTTCCGGGTGGGGGAGCGACTCCCTTCGATACGGCAGCTGAGCTCCAAGCTCAACGTGAGCATAAACACGGTGATGCAGGCCTACGCGGTGCTGGAAGATCGCCGGGTCATCCAGGCGCGCCCGCAGTCCGGCTACTACGTCTGTCCAAAGGTTCCCGAGATCACCGCGAAGCCCTTGGCGAAGAACCAGCGCCTGCAACCGACCGCGGTAACCTTCAGCGAACTCTGCGAACTGGTGATCCGCAACCTGATGAAGCCGGAGCTCCTGCCGCTGGCGAGCGCCGTTCCCAACCCGCAGCACTTCCCGGTGGACAAGCTGAACCGGATGACGGCCGCCGAGATGAGGCGCTTCGGCGCCCAGAGCATCTCCTACATGATGCCGCCGGGGAGTGAGAGGTTGCGCACCCAGATCGCCAAGCGCTCTCTTTTGTACGGCGTCAGCGTGCGGCCGGACCAGGTGCTGGTGACTTCCGGGTGCGTCGAGGCGGTGCAGCTCGCCCTGCGCGCCACCTGCAAGGCCGGCGACACCATCGCGGTCGAATCCCCCTTCTACTTCAACTTCCTGCAGCTGATCGCGGAGATGGGCCTTAAGGCCCTGGAGATCCCGTCCACGCCCAAGGAAGGAATCAGCATCGAGGCGCTGAGCTACGCCATCGAGAACAACAAGATCAGCGCCTGCCTGGTGATTCCAAACTTCAGTAATCCCTTGGGCACGCTGATGCCCGACGAGCGCAAGCGCGAACTGGTCCAGCTCCTGGCGCAGCACGAAATCCCGCTTATCGAGGATGACATCTACGGTGACCTTACCTTCGGCCAGCAGCGCCCCATCGCCGCAAAATCGTTCGATCACAAGGGACTGGTAATTTACTGTTCCTCGTTCTCCAAGACGCTCGCCCCCGGCTATCGCGTCGGGTGGGCCATCGGCGGGAAATTCCAGGCGGAGATGGAACGGCTCAAGATGATGAACAACCTGGCCACCGCCTCGCCGACGCAGCTGGGCATAGCTGAGTTCCTGGCGACCGGCGGCTACGACCACCACCTGCGCGCGATCCGCAGGCTCTACGCCAAGAACGCTTCGCAGATGACGGACGCGCTGGTGCGTCACTTTCCGGAGGGGACACGGATGACCCGCCCCGGCGGCGGCTTCATGCTCTGGGTGGAAATGCCGGAGCAGGTGGACTCGGTGCAGCTGTTCCACCGCGCCCTGGAGCGGGGTATCAGCATCACGCCCGGGGCCATCTTCTCCCTGTCGGGCAAGTACCGGAATTACATCAGGCTGTCGACGGCGTTCTGGGATGAAAAAGCGGAACGGGG
This window of the Geomonas agri genome carries:
- a CDS encoding aminotransferase-like domain-containing protein produces the protein MALEMVRDCRPLYERVGSEIVSLIDGGTFRVGERLPSIRQLSSKLNVSINTVMQAYAVLEDRRVIQARPQSGYYVCPKVPEITAKPLAKNQRLQPTAVTFSELCELVIRNLMKPELLPLASAVPNPQHFPVDKLNRMTAAEMRRFGAQSISYMMPPGSERLRTQIAKRSLLYGVSVRPDQVLVTSGCVEAVQLALRATCKAGDTIAVESPFYFNFLQLIAEMGLKALEIPSTPKEGISIEALSYAIENNKISACLVIPNFSNPLGTLMPDERKRELVQLLAQHEIPLIEDDIYGDLTFGQQRPIAAKSFDHKGLVIYCSSFSKTLAPGYRVGWAIGGKFQAEMERLKMMNNLATASPTQLGIAEFLATGGYDHHLRAIRRLYAKNASQMTDALVRHFPEGTRMTRPGGGFMLWVEMPEQVDSVQLFHRALERGISITPGAIFSLSGKYRNYIRLSTAFWDEKAERGVETLGGLVKDML